In Synechococcus sp. PCC 6312, one genomic interval encodes:
- the cas5 gene encoding type I-MYXAN CRISPR-associated protein Cas5/Cmx5/DevS, whose translation MIALHIEVPYASFRKSYARSFAETYPFPPPATVYGMLLSHVGEYFRACHTGVKLAFAYKQQPRIATTLRKLSRYKYGVASKQSKVGNAPDYIETLCNIEFICWVDSSGEKKQTGRSLEQRLIEVIQSPELITRTGLVCLGLSDDTVDDVSLIKSIQGKWHWLNPSNTGQIELPIWVDHVGSYHTRWQRFDFEVLPSLIDSNPSIEKFIEIIDPR comes from the coding sequence TTGATTGCTCTTCATATTGAAGTTCCCTATGCAAGTTTTCGCAAGTCCTATGCACGTTCATTTGCCGAAACATACCCATTCCCACCGCCTGCTACTGTCTATGGAATGTTGCTTTCCCATGTGGGTGAATACTTCAGGGCTTGTCATACTGGTGTTAAGTTGGCCTTTGCTTACAAACAACAGCCTAGAATTGCTACAACACTACGCAAGTTGAGCCGCTATAAGTATGGTGTCGCCAGTAAGCAGTCTAAGGTTGGTAATGCTCCTGACTATATTGAAACTCTCTGTAACATTGAGTTTATTTGTTGGGTGGATAGCAGCGGCGAAAAAAAGCAAACAGGGCGATCGCTTGAACAACGTCTAATTGAAGTGATTCAATCACCTGAACTGATTACTCGCACAGGCTTAGTTTGTCTTGGCTTGAGTGATGATACGGTAGATGATGTGTCTTTGATAAAAAGTATTCAAGGGAAATGGCATTGGCTAAATCCCAGTAATACGGGACAGATTGAATTACCAATTTGGGTCGATCATGTGGGTTCGTATCATACAAGATGGCAAAGATTTGATTTTGAAGTATTACCTTCGTTAATCGATAGTAATCCATCAATAGAGAAGTTTATTGAGATTATCGATCCTAGATAG